One stretch of Zingiber officinale cultivar Zhangliang chromosome 6B, Zo_v1.1, whole genome shotgun sequence DNA includes these proteins:
- the LOC121988538 gene encoding putative germin-like protein 2-1 gives MDGPIIFLALVALASTAAMASDPSQLQDFCVADKNSAVFVNGFACKDPNTVTADNFFFSGLDKPGNTSNAGGSSVTPVAVDQVPGLNTLGISLARLDFAPYGLIPPHTHPRATELFTVLEGSILVGFVTSNPGNKQFTKVLNKGDAFVFPQGLIHYQYNIGATSAFAISGLSSQNPGVILVPNAVFGSTPPISDEVLAKAFQVSKQTVDMIQAKF, from the exons ATGGATGGCCCCATCATCTTCCTCGCcctagttgctttagcttccacTGCCGCCATGGCTTCTGATCCTAGCCAGCTCCAAGATTTCTGCGTCGCCGATAAGAATTCTGCAG TCTTTGTTAATGGCTTCGCTTGCAAGGACCCAAACACAGTCACCGCCGATAATTTCTTCTTCTCTGGTCTCGATAAGCCTGGCAACACGTCGAATGCAGGTGGATCCAGTGTGACCCCTGTCGCTGTGGATCAGGTCCCCGGGTTAAACACATTGGGCATCTCCTTGGCTCGACTCGACTTTGCTCCATATGGCCTCATCCCACCCCACACCCACCCGCGTGCCACTGAACTCTTCACGGTCTTGGAAGGCAGCATCCTTGTTGGTTTCGTCACGTCTAACCCTGGGAACAAGCAATTCACCAAGGTTCTTAACAAGGGTGATGCTTTTGTGTTTCCTCAAGGGCTCATTCACTACCAGTACAACATCGGTGCTACCAGTGCATTCGCCATCTCCGGGCTTAGCAGCCAGAACCCTGGAGTCATCTTGGTTCCAAATGCAGTCTTCGGATCGACGCCGCCGATCTCTGACGAGGTGCTTGCTAAGGCTTTCCAAGTGAGCAAGCAGACTGTTGACATGATACAAGCCAAGTTCTAA